One genomic window of Cyprinus carpio isolate SPL01 chromosome A23, ASM1834038v1, whole genome shotgun sequence includes the following:
- the LOC109091157 gene encoding tetratricopeptide repeat protein 34-like: MELQPGADGPQILTADALYQLCRVLLNIEHTAPRPLILARLAILQLHRGFLYDAYQLLKKLINSADTSCLWPLLSVTSLQDRALLEKHCHTASKRILCGQQAESAIREAVAYLFIAIMASGGAAIDSLLERARCYVLLGQWKTAIFDFTAVLKEHPDHVQALCGRGFTYLMLNQQKECTLDILVALQHGAEEVTQSMLSLKDKA; this comes from the exons ATGGAGTTACAACCTGGTGCAGATGGTCCCCAGATTCTCACAGCAGATGCTTTGTACCAGCTTTGTCGTGTTCTTCTAAACATTGAGCACACAGCCCCACGGCCACTGATTCTTGCACGCCTTGCAATACTGCAGCTGCATCGAGGATTCCTCTATGATGCCTATCAG CTACTGAAGAAGCTGATCAATTCAGCAGACACTAGCTGTCTGTGGCCCCTTCTATCTGTAACATCTTTACAAGACCGAGCACTTCTAGAAAAACACTGCCACACTGCTTCTAAACGTATACTGTGTGGCCAACAAGCAGAAAGTGCAATAAGGGAAGCTGTGGCCTATTTATTCATTGCCATTATGGCTTCAG GTGGTGCAGCAATAGATTCCCTGTTGGAGAGAGCAAGATGTTATGTTCTGTTGGGCCAATGGAAGACGGCTATCTTTGACTTCACTGCAGTCCTTAAAGAGCACCCAGACCATGTGCAGGCTTTGTGTGGAAGAGGATTCACTTATCTTATGCTGAACCAGCAAAAG GAATGCACACTAGACATACTGGTTGCCCTTCAGCATGGAGCTGAGGAGGTCACTCAGAGCATGCTGTCGCTTAAAGACAAAGCATGA
- the LOC109091159 gene encoding tumor necrosis factor receptor superfamily member 1A-like isoform X4, with the protein MTVSTLCLDLVFILFIAPQCQCQSKIPPLTNGSCSAGYYKLKHDCVMCGSGYYTSLPNKMKSCLRCTLCDFGAHEVEDITKTCTPTQNRVCVCKAGFYKNNGHCKPCLSCQNCTECLNCKENCPQQMIIKTTAVVCGIGSYLDDGQCQSCVERRRLCRQTKICNFGKHPNFQIQPDQPYDVINIPTAMELTGHNVLSGDLQNIMAPLIANGNPKLMQVLQKESWPASVLYTVIREIPVTRWKEFLRLLSVSDDQMERIELEAGPSYLEKQYHMLRLWSQNSEAKIENIYSTLHYMNLSGCAQELQEKLEQLEASMQAHSS; encoded by the exons gtatttatactatttatagcCCCACAATGCCAATGCCAAAGTAAAATTCCACCCTTGACAAATGGAAGTTGTTCAGCAG gatattacaaattaaaacatgaCTGTGTGATGTGTGGGAGCGGATATTACACTTCCTtaccaaataaaatgaaaagttgtttAAGATGTACGCTATGTGATTTTGGTG CTCATGAAGTAGAAGATATCACCAAAACCTGTACACCAACACAGAACAGAGTCTGCGTTTGTAAAGCTGGGTTTTACAAGAATAATGGTCACTGTAAACCCTGTCTCAGCTGCCAAAATTGCACAGAAT GTTTGAACTGTAAAGAGAACTGTCCCCAACAAATGATTATAAAAACCACAGCAGTAGTTTGTGGAATTGGCAGTTACCTGGATGATGGACAGTGCCAAAGCTGTGTTGA ACGGAGACGGCTTTGCCGCCAAACCAAAATCTGTAATTTTGGCAAACATCCAAACTTTCAGATTCAACCAG ATCAACCTTATGATGTAATCAACATTCCCACAGCAATG GAATTGACGGGACACAACGTCCTCAGTGGAGATTTACAGAACATCATGGCCCCCCTGATAGCAAACGGAAAcccaaaat TGATGCAGGTTTTGCAGAAAGAGTCCTGGCCAGCATCAGTGCTGTACACGGTCATAAGAGAGATTCCCGTGACTCGTTGGAAGGAATTTTTGCGACTGCTTTCAGTGTCCGATGATCAGATGGAACGGATTGAACTGGAGGCAGGCCCATCCTATCTGGAAAAGCAGTATCATATGCTACGTCTGTGGAGCCAGAACAGTGAAGCGAAGATTGAGAATATCTACTCAACATTACACTACATGAACCTGTCAGGCTGTGCCCAGGAACTGCAAGAGAAGCTAGAACAACTGGAAGCAAGCATGCAAGCTCACTCATCTTGA
- the LOC109091159 gene encoding tumor necrosis factor receptor superfamily member 1A-like isoform X3 — protein sequence MTVSTLCLDLVFILFIAPQCQCQSKIPPLTNGSCSAGYYKLKHDCVMCGSGYYTSLPNKMKSCLRCTLCDFGAHEVEDITKTCTPTQNRVCVCKAGFYKNNGHCKPCLSCQNCTECLNCKENCPQQMIIKTTAVVCGIGSYLDDGQCQSCVERRRLCRQTKICNFGKHPNFQIQPADQPYDVINIPTAMELTGHNVLSGDLQNIMAPLIANGNPKLMQVLQKESWPASVLYTVIREIPVTRWKEFLRLLSVSDDQMERIELEAGPSYLEKQYHMLRLWSQNSEAKIENIYSTLHYMNLSGCAQELQEKLEQLEASMQAHSS from the exons gtatttatactatttatagcCCCACAATGCCAATGCCAAAGTAAAATTCCACCCTTGACAAATGGAAGTTGTTCAGCAG gatattacaaattaaaacatgaCTGTGTGATGTGTGGGAGCGGATATTACACTTCCTtaccaaataaaatgaaaagttgtttAAGATGTACGCTATGTGATTTTGGTG CTCATGAAGTAGAAGATATCACCAAAACCTGTACACCAACACAGAACAGAGTCTGCGTTTGTAAAGCTGGGTTTTACAAGAATAATGGTCACTGTAAACCCTGTCTCAGCTGCCAAAATTGCACAGAAT GTTTGAACTGTAAAGAGAACTGTCCCCAACAAATGATTATAAAAACCACAGCAGTAGTTTGTGGAATTGGCAGTTACCTGGATGATGGACAGTGCCAAAGCTGTGTTGA ACGGAGACGGCTTTGCCGCCAAACCAAAATCTGTAATTTTGGCAAACATCCAAACTTTCAGATTCAACCAG CAGATCAACCTTATGATGTAATCAACATTCCCACAGCAATG GAATTGACGGGACACAACGTCCTCAGTGGAGATTTACAGAACATCATGGCCCCCCTGATAGCAAACGGAAAcccaaaat TGATGCAGGTTTTGCAGAAAGAGTCCTGGCCAGCATCAGTGCTGTACACGGTCATAAGAGAGATTCCCGTGACTCGTTGGAAGGAATTTTTGCGACTGCTTTCAGTGTCCGATGATCAGATGGAACGGATTGAACTGGAGGCAGGCCCATCCTATCTGGAAAAGCAGTATCATATGCTACGTCTGTGGAGCCAGAACAGTGAAGCGAAGATTGAGAATATCTACTCAACATTACACTACATGAACCTGTCAGGCTGTGCCCAGGAACTGCAAGAGAAGCTAGAACAACTGGAAGCAAGCATGCAAGCTCACTCATCTTGA
- the LOC109091159 gene encoding tumor necrosis factor receptor superfamily member 1A-like isoform X1: protein MTVSTLCLDLVFILFIAPQCQCQSKIPPLTNGSCSAGYYKLKHDCVMCGSGYYTSLPNKMKSCLRCTLCDFGAHEVEDITKTCTPTQNRVCVCKAGFYKNNGHCKPCLSCQNCTECLNCKENCPQQMIIKTTAVVCGIGSYLDDGQCQSCVESKCKKESCKSFCSLTTVETNGFSDPLLLVILISVTLLGGLLCLLLIWFCRRRRLCRQTKICNFGKHPNFQIQPADQPYDVINIPTAMELTGHNVLSGDLQNIMAPLIANGNPKLMQVLQKESWPASVLYTVIREIPVTRWKEFLRLLSVSDDQMERIELEAGPSYLEKQYHMLRLWSQNSEAKIENIYSTLHYMNLSGCAQELQEKLEQLEASMQAHSS from the exons gtatttatactatttatagcCCCACAATGCCAATGCCAAAGTAAAATTCCACCCTTGACAAATGGAAGTTGTTCAGCAG gatattacaaattaaaacatgaCTGTGTGATGTGTGGGAGCGGATATTACACTTCCTtaccaaataaaatgaaaagttgtttAAGATGTACGCTATGTGATTTTGGTG CTCATGAAGTAGAAGATATCACCAAAACCTGTACACCAACACAGAACAGAGTCTGCGTTTGTAAAGCTGGGTTTTACAAGAATAATGGTCACTGTAAACCCTGTCTCAGCTGCCAAAATTGCACAGAAT GTTTGAACTGTAAAGAGAACTGTCCCCAACAAATGATTATAAAAACCACAGCAGTAGTTTGTGGAATTGGCAGTTACCTGGATGATGGACAGTGCCAAAGCTGTGTTGA GTCTAAGTGCAAGAAAGAGTCCTGTAAATCTTTTTGTAGTCTTACCACAGTTGAAACAAATG GTTTTTCTGACCCGCTGTTGCTGGTGATACTGATCAGCGTGACCTTATTGGGTGGTCTTCTCTGTCTTCTTCTCATCTGGTTCTGTAGACGGAGACGGCTTTGCCGCCAAACCAAAATCTGTAATTTTGGCAAACATCCAAACTTTCAGATTCAACCAG CAGATCAACCTTATGATGTAATCAACATTCCCACAGCAATG GAATTGACGGGACACAACGTCCTCAGTGGAGATTTACAGAACATCATGGCCCCCCTGATAGCAAACGGAAAcccaaaat TGATGCAGGTTTTGCAGAAAGAGTCCTGGCCAGCATCAGTGCTGTACACGGTCATAAGAGAGATTCCCGTGACTCGTTGGAAGGAATTTTTGCGACTGCTTTCAGTGTCCGATGATCAGATGGAACGGATTGAACTGGAGGCAGGCCCATCCTATCTGGAAAAGCAGTATCATATGCTACGTCTGTGGAGCCAGAACAGTGAAGCGAAGATTGAGAATATCTACTCAACATTACACTACATGAACCTGTCAGGCTGTGCCCAGGAACTGCAAGAGAAGCTAGAACAACTGGAAGCAAGCATGCAAGCTCACTCATCTTGA
- the LOC109091159 gene encoding tumor necrosis factor receptor superfamily member 1A-like isoform X2 — translation MTVSTLCLDLVFILFIAPQCQCQSKIPPLTNGSCSAGYYKLKHDCVMCGSGYYTSLPNKMKSCLRCTLCDFGAHEVEDITKTCTPTQNRVCVCKAGFYKNNGHCKPCLSCQNCTECLNCKENCPQQMIIKTTAVVCGIGSYLDDGQCQSCVESKCKKESCKSFCSLTTVETNGFSDPLLLVILISVTLLGGLLCLLLIWFCRRRRLCRQTKICNFGKHPNFQIQPDQPYDVINIPTAMELTGHNVLSGDLQNIMAPLIANGNPKLMQVLQKESWPASVLYTVIREIPVTRWKEFLRLLSVSDDQMERIELEAGPSYLEKQYHMLRLWSQNSEAKIENIYSTLHYMNLSGCAQELQEKLEQLEASMQAHSS, via the exons gtatttatactatttatagcCCCACAATGCCAATGCCAAAGTAAAATTCCACCCTTGACAAATGGAAGTTGTTCAGCAG gatattacaaattaaaacatgaCTGTGTGATGTGTGGGAGCGGATATTACACTTCCTtaccaaataaaatgaaaagttgtttAAGATGTACGCTATGTGATTTTGGTG CTCATGAAGTAGAAGATATCACCAAAACCTGTACACCAACACAGAACAGAGTCTGCGTTTGTAAAGCTGGGTTTTACAAGAATAATGGTCACTGTAAACCCTGTCTCAGCTGCCAAAATTGCACAGAAT GTTTGAACTGTAAAGAGAACTGTCCCCAACAAATGATTATAAAAACCACAGCAGTAGTTTGTGGAATTGGCAGTTACCTGGATGATGGACAGTGCCAAAGCTGTGTTGA GTCTAAGTGCAAGAAAGAGTCCTGTAAATCTTTTTGTAGTCTTACCACAGTTGAAACAAATG GTTTTTCTGACCCGCTGTTGCTGGTGATACTGATCAGCGTGACCTTATTGGGTGGTCTTCTCTGTCTTCTTCTCATCTGGTTCTGTAGACGGAGACGGCTTTGCCGCCAAACCAAAATCTGTAATTTTGGCAAACATCCAAACTTTCAGATTCAACCAG ATCAACCTTATGATGTAATCAACATTCCCACAGCAATG GAATTGACGGGACACAACGTCCTCAGTGGAGATTTACAGAACATCATGGCCCCCCTGATAGCAAACGGAAAcccaaaat TGATGCAGGTTTTGCAGAAAGAGTCCTGGCCAGCATCAGTGCTGTACACGGTCATAAGAGAGATTCCCGTGACTCGTTGGAAGGAATTTTTGCGACTGCTTTCAGTGTCCGATGATCAGATGGAACGGATTGAACTGGAGGCAGGCCCATCCTATCTGGAAAAGCAGTATCATATGCTACGTCTGTGGAGCCAGAACAGTGAAGCGAAGATTGAGAATATCTACTCAACATTACACTACATGAACCTGTCAGGCTGTGCCCAGGAACTGCAAGAGAAGCTAGAACAACTGGAAGCAAGCATGCAAGCTCACTCATCTTGA
- the zgc:154075 gene encoding uncharacterized protein zgc:154075: MSSPVDVIVVGAGNRGENYSNYAVIFPDQMRVVGIADPRDFARKKLQARHKVADENTFNDWHCIVEREKFADAVLICTPDRLHKDPAVALAKKGYHVLLEKPMAVTEEDCTEIVEACIQSGVMLTVCHVLRYDPVIHRIKGLIDSGVIGDVFHIQHLEPVGFYHFAHSFVRGNWRNEAESSFALLAKSCHDLDLIHHWAGGRRCIKVSSFGSLSHFTKENKPANAANRCIDCPVEGDCAYSAKKIYLDQVKRGGVGWPVSVICSNSVPDIESVTEALRTGPYGRCVYECDNDVCSNQVVNMEFEGGLTAAFTMVAFTEEICLRKTSIHGSKGELSYDGYEIKVFDFLTRKTTKYTADMSVPGNFGTGGHGAADYHLIDSFIAAVKHKDPSRIRLGPKETLASHKLVFAAECARMESRVVFCGDPCDGESR; this comes from the exons ATGTCATCACCTGTGGATGTTATCGTGGTTGGAGCTGGTAACAGAGGAGAAAACTATTCTAATTATGCTGTGATTTTTCCTGACCAAATGCGG GTCGTAGGAATTGCTGACCCCAGGGATTTTGCTCGAAAGAAACTTCAGGCACGTCACAAAGTAGCTGATGAAAACACTTTCAATG ATTGGCATTGCAtagtagagagagagaaatttgcAGATGCTGTATTGATCTGCACTCCTGATCGTCTTCACAAG GACCCTGCTGTGGCTTTAGCTAAGAAAGGCTACCATGTATTGCTGGAAAAACCAATGGCT GTTACAGAGGAGGATTGCACAGAGATTGTAGAGGCTTGCATTCAGAGTGGTGTCATGCTCACAGTGTGCCATGTTCTCCGATACGACCCTGTCATCCACAGAATTAAA gggctGATTGACAGCGGAGTGATTGGCGATGTCTTCCACATTCAACATCTGGAACCA GTGGGGTTCTATCATTTTGCTCACTCCTTTGTCAGAGGGAACTGGAGAAACGAGGCGGAAAGCTCTTTTGCTCTGCTAGCCAAATCATGCCATGATTTGGATCTGATTCATCACTGGGCTGGTGGACGAAG gtgTATCAAAGTTTCATCATTTGGGTCTCTTAGCCACTTCACAAAAGAGAACAAG CCAGCAAATGCTGCAAATCGCTGTATAGACTGTCCTGTAGAGGGGGATTGTGCATACTCGGCAAAGAAAATCTACTTGGATCAAGTGAAAAGA GGGGGTGTTGGCTGGCCAGTGTCGGTGATTTGCTCCAACTCAGTTCCTGATATTGAATCTGTGACTGAAGCCCTCAGAACAGGACCTTACGGCCGCTGTGTGTATGAATGTGACAACGATGTGTGCTCAAATCAG GTAGTGAACATGGAATTCGAAGGAGGTTTGACTGCTGCATTCACCATGGTAGCATTTACAGAGGAAATATGTTTACGCAAAACATCTATCCATGGTAGTAAGG GGGAACTTTCCTACGATGGATATGAGATCAAAGTGTTCGACTTCCTTACTAGAAAGACCACAAAATACACCGCAGACATGAGCGTTCCAGGTAACTTTGGTACTGGGGGTCACGGGGCAGCAGATTATCACCTTATTGACTCCTTCATTGCAGCTGTGAAG CATAAGGACCCATCTCGGATTAGGTTAGGTCCTAAGGAGACATTAGCAAGTCATAAACTAGTGTTTGCTGCTGAATGTGCCCGTATGGAAAGCAGAGTTGTGTTCTGTGGGGACCCATGTGATGGAGAGAGCAGAtaa